A genomic segment from Bradyrhizobium sp. CB1015 encodes:
- a CDS encoding DUF1217 domain-containing protein, protein MLSTIADYTRLTKDMGKSLTQVAQQPDVSRETDYFLSHIGKVKTIDDFLKDYRLYSYAMKAYGLSDMTYAKAFMRKVLTEGVASKDAFANKLTDARYRQFASAFNFAALGDKATQTAAATTGTATQFVTQTMEEKAGDQNEGLRLALYFTRKASTIATAYQVLADKALTQVVQTALGLPATISSADIDAQAKMIADRINLADFQDPAKVTKFVQRFAAMWDATQAKDDSSANPALILIAGAATSVSMDTNVLATLQNIKFNR, encoded by the coding sequence ATGCTATCCACCATCGCGGACTATACCAGGCTGACCAAGGACATGGGCAAGTCGCTGACGCAGGTCGCGCAGCAGCCGGATGTCAGCCGCGAGACCGATTATTTCCTCAGCCATATCGGCAAGGTGAAGACCATCGACGATTTCCTGAAGGACTATCGCCTCTACTCCTATGCGATGAAGGCCTATGGCCTCAGCGACATGACCTACGCCAAGGCGTTCATGCGCAAGGTGCTGACCGAGGGGGTCGCGAGCAAGGACGCCTTTGCCAACAAGCTGACCGACGCCCGCTACCGGCAATTCGCAAGCGCCTTCAACTTCGCCGCACTCGGCGACAAGGCGACCCAGACCGCCGCGGCCACGACCGGCACGGCAACCCAGTTCGTCACGCAGACGATGGAGGAGAAGGCCGGCGACCAGAACGAAGGCCTGCGATTGGCGCTGTATTTCACGCGCAAGGCTTCCACGATCGCGACCGCCTACCAGGTCCTCGCCGACAAGGCGCTGACGCAGGTGGTGCAGACCGCGCTCGGCCTGCCGGCGACGATCAGCTCGGCCGACATCGACGCCCAGGCCAAGATGATCGCGGACAGGATCAATCTCGCCGACTTCCAGGACCCGGCCAAGGTGACCAAGTTCGTGCAGCGCTTTGCGGCGATGTGGGATGCGACCCAGGCTAAGGACGACAGCTCGGCCAATCCCGCGCTGATCCTGATCGCCGGCGCCGCGACGTCGGTCAGCATGGACACCAACGTGCTCGCGACGCTTCAGAACATCAAGTTCAACAGGTAA